A window of Streptomyces profundus genomic DNA:
GCCGCGCCCTGGCGTCCGCGTCCGACGGCGCGAAGACATCGCGGATGACGGTCGAGGTGAACGGGATGAACGGCTCGGAGACCACCGCGTAGAGGTGGATCAGGTTGATCGCGGTGCGCAGCGTCAGCGCGGCGGCTTCGGGATCGGCCTTGATCTCCCTCCAGGGGGCCTTCGCCTCCAGATAGACGTTGCCCGCGCTCCACAGGGCGCGCAGCGCGAACGCCGCCTTGCGGAACTGGAGGGCCTCCAGCTGCTGTTCGTACTCGGCGAGCAGCCCGGCGACCTCCTCGCCCAGCGCGCGCTCCGCCTCGCCCGGCTCATGGCCGGCGGGCACCTCGTCCCCGAAGCGCTTCCGGGAGAACGACAGCACCCGGTTGACGAAGTTGCCCAGGGTGTCGGCCAGATCCTTGTTGACGACCGAGGAGAACAGCTCCCAGGAGAACGCCGAGTCGTCCGACTCGGGCGCCGACGCCATCAGGAAGTACCGCCAGTAGTCCGCCGGGAGCAGTTCGAGCGCCTGGTCGGTGAAGATGCCCCGGTTCTGCGAGGTGGAGAACTTGCCGCCGTAGTAGGTGAGCCAGTTGAGCGCCTTGACGTAGTCCACCTGCTTCCATGGCTCCCTGGTGCCCAGCTGGGTGGCGGGGAACATCACGGTGTGGAACGGCACGTTGTCCTTGGCCATGAACTCCGTGTAGCGGACGGTGTCGTCGGCCTCGTACCACCAGGAGCGCCAGTCCCTGTTCTCGCCCTCGCCGGCCGCGTCGGCCCACTCCTTGGTGGCGCCGATATAGCCGATCGGGGCGTCGAACCAGACGTAGAACACCTTGCCCTCGGCGGCCAGTTCGGGCCAGACGTCGGCGGGCACCGGGACGCCCCACTCCAGGTCCCTGGTGATCGAGCGGTCGTGCAGGCCCTCCGTCAGCCACTTCCTGGCGATGGAGGAGGCCAGCGTCGGCCACTCGGCGCCGTGGCGCTCGACGAAGGCGTCGACCTCGGGCTCCAGCTTGGACTGGAGCAGGAAGAGGTGCTTGGTCTCCCGCACCTCCAGGTCCGTGCTGCCGCTGACGGCCGAGCGGGCGTCCAGCAGATCCGTCGGGTCCAGGACCCGGGTGCAGTTCTCGCACTGGTCGCCGCGCGCCGCCTCGTAGGCGCAGTACGGGCAGGTGCCGACGATATAGCGGTCGGGCAGGAAGCGGCCGTCGCTGTTCGAGTAGACCTGGCGGGTGGTGCGTTCCTCGATGAAGCCGTTCTCCGCGAGGCGCCGGGCGAAGTGCTGGGTGATCTCGATGTTCTGCGCGGACGAGGTGCGCCCGAAGTAGTCGAACTCCAGGCCGTAGCCGTCGTAGATCGCCTTCTGGGCCCGGTGCTGCTGGGTGCAGAACTCGTCCACCGGCAGCCCCGCGGTCTGGGCCGCCAGCTCGGCCGGCGTGCCGTGCTCGTCGGTGGCGCAGATGTAGAGGACCTCGTGCCCGCGTTGACGTAGATAGCGCGCGTAGACGTCGGCGGGGAGCATCGAGCCGACCATGTTCCCCAGGTGCTTGATCCCGTTGATATAGGGCAACGCACTGGTGATGAGGTGTCGGGCCATCCTCGGATGCTCCAAT
This region includes:
- the metG gene encoding methionine--tRNA ligase, whose protein sequence is MARHLITSALPYINGIKHLGNMVGSMLPADVYARYLRQRGHEVLYICATDEHGTPAELAAQTAGLPVDEFCTQQHRAQKAIYDGYGLEFDYFGRTSSAQNIEITQHFARRLAENGFIEERTTRQVYSNSDGRFLPDRYIVGTCPYCAYEAARGDQCENCTRVLDPTDLLDARSAVSGSTDLEVRETKHLFLLQSKLEPEVDAFVERHGAEWPTLASSIARKWLTEGLHDRSITRDLEWGVPVPADVWPELAAEGKVFYVWFDAPIGYIGATKEWADAAGEGENRDWRSWWYEADDTVRYTEFMAKDNVPFHTVMFPATQLGTREPWKQVDYVKALNWLTYYGGKFSTSQNRGIFTDQALELLPADYWRYFLMASAPESDDSAFSWELFSSVVNKDLADTLGNFVNRVLSFSRKRFGDEVPAGHEPGEAERALGEEVAGLLAEYEQQLEALQFRKAAFALRALWSAGNVYLEAKAPWREIKADPEAAALTLRTAINLIHLYAVVSEPFIPFTSTVIRDVFAPSDADARARLATDWVGAEAARSLDTVAAGTPFTVPPVLFTKLTEDDLAAYRERFGGEES